The Melospiza georgiana isolate bMelGeo1 chromosome 1, bMelGeo1.pri, whole genome shotgun sequence genome contains the following window.
CTTTTGAGTCCCTGTTCTTATGACATTGTCAGCAACTTTTAAATGCAAGTATTAGAGACCAAGGGCATTTGATGAAGATTTTTTTGTGGAGGGCTGTGGATGTCAGATTTGGCGAGTGGGTGTCACCAGTAAAGTGACCCAATGGCCGTGTTTTGCTGTGGTTTGTGGGTGTCTTGTGGAGAGGCTCCTCAGTCCTTCACAACCACGTCAAGCTCATCTGGGCTTTGCAGTTCTTCTGGGGACGATGTGTGTCCCCTTCCATCATCCACATTTTCTCCCTGTCCGATTGCCAACATTCTAAACCTGTCTCTATGGCATGCCTTTCCAGCTGGATGTGAGAAAACAATCCCTATGGTTTGGGGACTCTTGTCAGGCCCTGTAATGTCTTGGGTTTTATTCATCAGTAGTGCTCATCTCAACTTGCCATAGCTTGGTCACACTGTGGGGTTCCATTGCTGGACTCTGAGTGACACTTAGAAATGAAATCTTGTGAAGGATCAGAAGATGATGTCTGTGGAGTACTTGAATGACCTGGATACGTtcaattttcagaagaaatgtgtTGACCTTTTAACTTTCTGAAAGTACATGAATGTAAATCATAAGGTCAGTCTTACCTGGCCCAGGCTGATGAGCCATGAGCTGGGGactcttttcttcctgtaacTCTACATCTCCATGTCCTGCTTTTGTGCTCGAGTCCATCTGACCTTGGCAGCAGCTTTAAAGTGAGAGTTGGTATTTGGGAGGATTTGCTTGGAAAGTGCGTGTCAGAGAAACCAGAATAAACCACAAATACCTAGGAAACTTGGGATGTCAACAATGAGGTCAACGTATGGGACAGGGGTTCTTTGGTTTGTGGCTGCATTGGAGGGAGGGACCCCATTCCTTTACAGCCCtgtcaggctgctctgggctttgtggctgtgctgggcattAGGTCCTGCCCCTTCCAGGGCATTTACTCCCTCCCATCTTGCccatggattttcagggacCTTGTTCCTGCAGACAAGGTTGGGACAATTTTTCCCCTACAAAGCATTTCCTAATGCAGGTCATACAGGGTGATGAGGAACAGTTGGAGTTGATTTGGAAGGCAAAATCCTGTCTTAGTGACCTCTGTGttacatacagaaaaaaagaatcctGCTGTGGATGCTGAGGGAGCCATGGCTGGTGTTTACCTCTACCTCTCAGCAATGTCTTGGCAGTGTCACCTACTGCACCATTGCAGACTATGCAAGGATGTACAGGTGGTGTAAAGGGTCAGTGAGGTGGGTTGCTGTATTCATATAATATTTAATCAACATGATCTGGGGCCTTGTGATCCAATTGTCCAGCTGGAGTCAGCTTGACAAATGAAGCGGCTCAATAGTCGTATCCATGAGACTAGAAGTGTTGAACATCCTCTAAAACGATGTGAGTTGGTGTGAGCAGATTCGGGGTGCACAGGGGAGGGGGACCACAGGCTTAGTGAATCAAGGCCAGTTCAGGGCCACCAAGACTTTTGGAGGATTTTTCACAAGGGagtgagagagctgggacttcCAGGAGACAAGGCTGGATGCTGGGTTTTTAGAAGTTGGCAACggcaaaatgaaaacagatgGAATTCCATGGACAGAGCAGACAAGCCGTTCTTTAATGTGGCGGTGGTCACAGAGTGGAAGAGGTGCAGGAGTTTCTCTCTGCCGGGGAGATGACAACCTGACCTGTCCATGGTTCTGCAAATGTTTCTCTGGGTTCCCTTCCTTGATCAGAGAGGATGGAAGCCTTTGCAGCGCTTCCCGAATTTCTCTGAGAATGGATGTTATTGTGATTGTTTGTGTGGTTTGAGAGTTCTAATGGGAGGAGATCATGTCAAGGCTATGCTGGCCTAGAAAGTCTTTGTCAGAGCACCGAGCAGGAGAGCTTTGTTGTGTCCAAGCCTTTGGAATGGAAGATGATGTGTGTTTGTCATACACTGAAGGGTCACCCTTCACCCTTCAACTTCAAGCCAGTTCAACTTCAAGCCTCCTGTGCCAGTTCTGGTTGTTACCATTGAGGTTCTACTTGTTTAGGAAGGTGTTGTGCCCCTTTGCCTGCCATGGGTGAGGATGTAAGGTCTTTGGAATTGAAAAGGAAGAGACAAGTGAGTCTTTGATGCAGGAAAAGTTTATTGAGGGAAAAGAATTAAAAGGCAAGGGAGAGAACTTGAATGGATCCAGAGTGAGGTGCAGGTAGAGTGCCCATCAGCTGAGGTGCTTTGGTTGCAGGAGCTGTtggcagagggcagagctggtggtgtCAGGGGTGGTGCTGAGGGCCCTTAGCAGATGGAGCCATAGCCCCTTCTGCCATAGCAGCCCAGGCCTCCCAGGCCGTAGCCAAGGCCAAAGCCAAATCCGCCAGAgatgggctgtccctgggcattgagctcagtgcccagagcagcggAGGAGGTGGATCCGACGGCAGtgttctgggggaaggaggtcatgatgggtcctggcagggtgaccagcacaggggaagggttGATGATGACGCGGGAATCCTGgcattgcagggcacagggctcgtTGCAGCTGTTGGCCAGCGGGGTGGGTCCGCAGGGACTGCAGCGGTTGTAGCAGGCCATGGGTGTGGTGTGGAGGGTGCctggaagagagagagggatgaGGCAGGGTAGAGGCATGGGAGAGCAAGGGGAGAagtgtgcaggagcaggaggagtgcGGGCTTGAGGCCCACCTTGCTGtcggcaggagcaggaggagaaggcttGAGGAGAAGTGTGTGAGGACGagaggctctgggctggctttTATGCTGGTTCTGGAGGGGCGGGACAGCTTTGTCCCATGGCCTTGAGGCATTTTGCAATTCCTGGCTGGCTCAGAGCGGTGAGTCCTGAGGTGGGGAGTGTTTTGCATCCCACAACTCTACTGTGTCACGTTCTGTCTTGGAGTCCATGTTCATCTGACATTGGCGGCAGCTTTAAATACAGTCATTAGAGAACAAAGTCTGTTGATGGTGATGTTTATTGTGGATGGCTGTGGACGTGACCAGTACTTTGGACCGTGGGGCGTCAACCATGAAGCCACCCCctgaccctgctgtgctgtgggttttgGGTGTATTGTCATGAAGGTCCTCATACCCTCACAGCCATGTCAGGTTCATTTGGGCTTTGCAACTCTTCTGGGGGTGATGATTGTCGCCTTCCATGTCATTCTCTCCCACCCTGTCTCGTTGCCAGCATTCTAAACCGGTCTCCATGCCAGGCCTGTCCTGCTGGTTATGGGAGAACAATCCCTGTGACACCTCCCCTACTGTCCAACGTCTTGTGCTGGTTCATCCATAGCGCTCAAATAACTGGGCCTAACAAGGTCACACTGTGGGGTCCCATTGCTGTGATCAGAATGCAACCTGGAAAGGGAAATTTGGTGCTGGATAAGAAGGCATGAGGAGCAGTTGAAGGAACTGTGTACATTTAGCTTTCAGAAAAAGTGAGTTGACCTTGTTACTCTCTAGAGCTACGACATCTCGGTTCATCATATCAGTTTTCTCATAAGCAGTTTTACACGTCATGAGGTGAGGATAGTATTTCTTGCCGCAAATCTGCCCTGTGATGGCTCTTGAGCCCATGTGCATCTCTTCTTGGTGTCTGCTTTAATTTGAGACTTGATATTGGGGAGCATTGGCATGGATGATGTGTGTCAGAGAAAGCAGAATATACAACCAAATAGTAAGAACAATATGGTTGTCATCAGTGAGGGTATTTAAAGGCCCTTCTGTGGTTTATTTTGTGGGTGTGTTGTGAAGATTTGCCCCATTCCACTGCAGCCATGTCAGGCTGGTGTGGCCTTTGTAGCTTTGCTGTgcatgaggagctgctccttccattGTGGTCATTCCTCCTTTATAGTGTGAGTATTTGACAGCAAAGGCTGTTGTTGATGGTGTGTGTCAAAGAGGACTGAAGACGTGACCAAGATTTGCAGAGGTGGGGTGTCATCATTTAGGTCATCCAATGGAACTCTCGTTTTGAGTTTATGGGTGTGTTTTTTGACGGGGCCCCAAACTAACCCAGGTGTGTCAGACTGATTTGGGCTTTGCATCTTTGCCAGGTGTGAGTGCCTGGACTTTTCCATTCCTTGCCCGCAGTGGGAGAGTTGACCCTTCAGCGAGCTGGCAGATGTTGATGTGTCTGAGGCCACACTTGGCTTTTCCATCAGTCAGAAGGACCTCAAGACTAAGAGTTAATCAAATCTCCCAAATTTCAAGCAAGGAAAATCTGAAGTTATCTACCTGGTCCGGAATTGGACTGGGCCCTGGATAATGCTGTGGGCCGGGAGCCTGAAATGTGGCTTTTGTGAGCAGGACCCTGTGGTGCTGGTGGAGAACAGAGACCAGAAGATTGCATTGGGGAATTACTTCAATGGTGCATCACCTGCATCCAACACAGATTTCAGGAAATTGTTGCCATGAGATCAGGAGAGGTGGCCCTTCCTCTCTTTAGAGTACTGGTCAAATCCCATGTGGGCTGGTGTGGACAGTTCTGGCCTCCACAGGTGAAGAAGAACAAGGGGGTGGTGGACAAAGACCAGTTGAGAGCCACCAGATAATTAAGGGCCTGGTGGGTCCTTGCTAGAAGACACACtaagagagctgggactctgaGGAGACAAGGCGGAACAAATGGAGTCACCAGTGTGTGGGAGCCCAGCTGTTCTCAGCACTGCACACTTGACGGGAAAGAAGGCATGTGTACCAGTGACAATAAGTGAATACCAGAGGCAAAGGAAAGGAGAATTTTTCAGTATATGTGGATGATCAAGAGACAATGGTTCTTCTTCTTGGGGGTCCAAAACTGAACTGGCCCTAATCCTGGAAATTGTtctcctgcagagcctgcttGAGCAGAGGGGATGGAAGCACTTGCTCTCCAGATTTCATGCCCAAGTGGATGCTCTTGTACCTCTGTTCACAGGGAGAACTCAAGAGTGCTACTGGGAAGAGAATATTTCAAGTGTATGCTGACATAGAGTGACCTTGTCAGATCAGCACCCAGGAGAGGATTGTTGTGTCCAAGCCTTTGGTGGATGAGGCGATGGCCTTGTGTCATGTTCTGGAAAGTGCCCAACTCTCCCCTGTTTCCCATATGAGCGTTGATTGTTCCTGGTGGGGACATATTTGCTAAGAAATGTTCCTTGCTCCCTTTCCATCCCACGTAATGGTTGAGTGCTGGCATTTCACAGCGTGAGGGTGTGAGACCATTGGAATTCAAAAAGAAGACGAAACAACTCAGGTTGTGATGCAAGAAAACTTTATTGAATACAAAGAAGGATGAGAAAAAAGAAGCTGAAGGAATCAGGTGTGAGATGCAAGTAGAGAGGCCATCAGCCCAGATGCTTTGGTTGCAGGAGCTGTtggcagagggcagagctggtggtgtCAGGGGTGGTGCTGAGGGCCCTTAGCAGATGGAGCCATAGCCCCTTGTGCCATAGCAGCCCAGGCCTCCCAGGCCGTAGCCAAGGCCAAAGCCAAATCCGCCAGAgatgggctgtccctgggcattgagctcagtgcccagagcagcggAGGAGGTGGATCCGACGGCGGtgttctgggggaaggaggtcatgatgggtcctggcagggtgacCATCACAGGGGAAGGGTTGATGATGACGCGGGAATCCTGgcattgcagggcacagggctcgtTGCAGCTGTTGGCCAGTGGGGTGGGTCCGCAGGGACTGCAGCGGTTGTAGCAGGCCATGGGTGTGGTGTGGAGGGTgcctggaagagagagaagggTGAGGAAGGGCAGGGGCATGGTGGAGCAAGGGGCAGTAAAGGACTGTGGAGGCGGTTGTGGACCTGTGGGGAGGCATGAAGGCTGCTGAGTCTGGGGCCTAGCGTACTGTCAGAGTGGGGCcaggggtgcaggagcaggagggtcaGGGGAGTGAGGCTCACCTGGTTGTCAACACGAGCAGGAGCTGAAGGCTTGAGGAGAAGTGTGTGAGGGGGagaggctctgggctggctttTATGCTGGTTCTGGAGGGGCGGGACAGCCTTGTCCCTAGGCCTTGGGGCATTTTCAGGCCAAAGTTCCTCATTGAATCAGAGTGGTGAGTTCTGAGGTGGGGAATGTTTTAAATCCCTCAACTCTGCTGTGTCATGTACTACTTTTGAGTCTGTGTTCATATGACATTGCTGGCTGCTTTTAAATGCGAGTTTTAGAGACTAATGTTTGTTGATGAAGATGTGTTTTGTGGAGAGCTGTGGATGGATGTGACCCAAGTTTCAAACAGTGGGATGTCAACAGTGAAGTCACCCAATGTCCCATGTGTGCTTTGGTTTGTGGGTGTCTTGTGGAGAGGGTCCTCATTCCCCCACAGCCACATCAGGCTCATGTGGGTTTGTAGCTCTTCTGGGCATGATGAGTGTCCTCTTCCATTTCATTCTCTCCCACCCTGTCTCGTTGCCAGCATTCTAAACCTGTCTCCATGCCAGGCCTTTCCTGCTGAATATAGGAGAACAGTCCCTGTGATGCCTCCCCTGCTCTCCTATATCTTTGTTGGTTCATCCGTAGCGCTCGTCTGCGCTGGGCCACGCAAGATCACACTCTGGGATCCCATTACTGGGCGCTGAGTGACACCTGGAATATAAATCTTCTGCAGGATAAGAAGATGAAATGTGAGTAGCAGTTGGAAAACTTGAGtgcatttaattttcagaagaaatgaatTGACCTTTTTACTCTCTCAAGGTATCTGAATGAAAATCATAACATCAGTGTTTCCTAGCCTAGTCTGGGTAGTCACGAGCTGGGGACTATTTTCCTTCCTGCAACTCTGCAATTCCATATCCTGCTCTTGTGCTCAAGTCCATCTAACAGTGTCAGCAGTTTTAAAGTGAGAGTTGGTATTTGGCAGGATTTGCTTGGAAGGTGTGTGTCAGAGAAACCAAAATAAAGCACAAATGCGTATGAAAATTGGGATGTCATCAATGAGGTCAGCCAGTGGGACAGGTGTGCTTTGGTTTGTGGCTGCATTTTAGAGAGGTACATCAATTTTTttcagctctgtcaggctggttGTGGctttgtggctgtgctgggcattAGGTCCTGCCCCTTCCAGGGCATTTACTCCCTCTCACCTTGCCCATGGATTTTCAGTGACCTTGTTCCTGCAGATAAGGATGGTACAATTTTTTCTCCTACAAAGCATTTCCTAATGCAGGTCATATAGGGTGATGAGGAACAGTTGGAGTTGATTTGGAAGGCAAAATCCTGTCTTAGTGATTTCTGTTTTACGTACAGAAAGAATGACTCTTACTGTGGGTGATGAGAGCGCCATGGCAGGTGTTTACCTCCACCTCTTACCAATGTCTTGGCAGTGTCTCCTCCCTTCATCATTGCACACCATGCAAAGATGTACAGGTGGTGTAAAGGATCAGTGAGGTGGGCTGCTCCATTTATAAATTATCGAAACAACATGACCTGGGACTTTGTGATCCAAAGTCAAGGTTGAGTCAAActtcaaatgaaataaatcaaGAGTCGTATTCATGAGGCCAAAACTGTTTGACATCCTCAAAAATGATGTGAGTCAGTGTGAGCTGGTCTGGGGTCCCCATGGGAGGAGGCCCCCAGACTAAGTGAAGCAAGGCCAGTTGAGGGCCACCAAGATATTTAAATGGCTGGAGGATTTTTCAGAGAGGACTTGGAGAGCTGGGACTTCCAGGAGACAAGGCTGGATGTGGGGTTGTTACGAGTCAGTGACGGCACCAATGAAAACAGATGGGATTCCATGGACAGAGCAGACAAGCCTTTTTGATTGTGAGAATGGTCACAGATTGATAGAGGTGCAGGAGTCTCTCTGTCCAGAGAGATGAAAACCTGAAGTGTCCATGGTTCTGGAAATCCTTCCTTGGGTAATCTTCCTTGAGCAGAGGGGATGGAAGAGCTTGCAGCACCTCGTGAGTTTCTCTGAGAGTGGATTACATTGTGATTCTTTGTGTGGTTCAAGAGTTCTAATGGGAGGAGATGTTGTCAAGCACATGCTTTCATGGAGGGACTTAACCAGAGCAATGAGCAGGAGAGCATTGTTGTGTCAAAACCTTTGGTATGGCAGAAGATGTGATTTTTGTCATGTTCTGGATGGTCACAATTCAACCCTGCTTCCTGTTCCAGTCTTTGTTGTTACTGGTGGGTTTCTACTTGTTTAGGGAGGCGTTGTGCCCCTTTGCCATCCAGCCCATGGGTGAGGGTGTGAGAGTTTGGAAATTCAAAATGAAGAGGAGACGTGAGGCTTTGATGCAGGAAATCTTTATTGaggcaaaataattaaaaggcGAGAGAGAGGACTTGAAGGGATCCAGGGTGAGATGCAAGTAGGGCAAATATGAGCCAAGGCGCTTTAGTTGTGGGAGCTGTTGGCaaagggcagagctggtggtATCAGGAGTGGTGCTGAGGGCCCTTAGCAGATGTTGCCATAGCCCCTTCTGCCATAGCAGCCCAGGCCTCCCAGGCCGTAGCCAAGGCCAAAGCCAAATCCGCCAGAgatgggctgtccctgggcattgAGCTCAGTGCCCACGGCAGCCGAGGAGGTGGATCCGACGGCGGtgttctgggggaaggaggtcatgatgggtcctggcagggtgacCATCACAGGGGAAGGGTTGATGATGACGCGGGAATCCTGgcattgcagggcacagggctcgtTGCAGCTGTTGGCCAGCGGGGTGGGTCCGCAGGGACTGCAGCGGTTGTAGCAGGCCATGGGTGTGGTGTGGAGAGTGCctggaagagagagagggatgaGGCAGGGCGGGGGTGTGGGGGAGCAAGGAGAGAagtgtgcaggagcaggaggcttGCTGGCTTGAGGCTCACCTTGttgtcagcaggagcaggaggagaaggcttGAGGAGAAGTGTGTGAGGGAGTGAGGTTCTGGGCTGGCTTTTATTCTTGTTCTAGAGGGGTGGGACAGCCTTGTCCCATGGCCTTGAGGCATTTTGCAGGCCACAGTTCCTGGCTGGCTCAGAGCGGTGAGTTCTGAGGTGCGGAGTGTTTtccatcccacagctctgctgtgtcagGTCCTGTTTTTGAGTCCGTGTCCATTTGACATTGTCAGCAGTTTTAAATGCAAGTATTAGAGACCAAGGGCTGTTGATGAAGATGTTTTTTGTGGAGCGCTGTGGATGTGACCAGGGGTGTGGACATGACCTGAGCCTTGGACAATGGGGTGTCAACAGTGAAGTCACCCAATGTCCCTGGTGTGCTGTGGTTTGTGCGTGTCTTGTGGAGGGAGTCCTCATTCTATCACAGCCACGTCAGGCTCACCTGGGCTTTGCAGCTCTTCTGGGCATGAGGTGTTTCCCCTTCAATCATGATCTCTCCCCCCCCGTTCCATTGCCAACATTCTAAACCTATTAATATTCCAGGGCTTTCCTGCTGGGTGTAGGAAACTAATCCCTGTGATGCTGCCCCTGCTGTCCAGTGTCTTGTGTTGGTTCTTCCATAGCACTCATCTCAACTGGGCCCAGCAAGTTCTTGCTCTGGGATCTCATTCCTGGGCCTGGAGTGAAATCTAGAAAGGAAAACTGGTGAAGGCCAAGAAAAAGACTTGAGGAGCAGTTGAAGGAACTGTGgacatttatttttgaaagagtGTGGGTTGACCTTATTACACTCTAGAGGTACTTGAACAGAATTTGTACTATCATGTTTGTCTGGCATGAGCTTTTTAGTGTTGCTGTGGGAAGTGTTTTCCTTCCTACAGTCCTTCAGTGTCATGTCCTGCTCTTGAGGCCGTGTCCATTTGACCTTGGTGTCAGCTTTTAAGTGTGTGGATATTTGGGATGCTTTGCTTGGAAGATGTGTGtcagaaaaaccaaaatatacAACAAAAGCCTAAGAAAAATATGAATGTCATCAGTGAGATAATTTTATGCCACTTTTGTGGTTTAATTTCTGGGTACATTTTGAAGATGGACCCCATTCCTGATTGTAgccatgtcaggctggtttggggttttagcTGTGCTGTGCATGAGGGGCTGCCCCTTCCATCGTGGTCATTCCTCGTTTATAGTGTGAGTATTTGAAACCAAAGGTTGGTGTTGATGGTGTGTGTCAAAGAGGACTGAAGACGTGACCAAGATTTTGAGAGAGGTGGGGTGTCGTCAGTGATGTGAGCCTTTAGAGCTCATGGTTTTGAGTTTCTGGGTGTGTTATTTAGAGGGATCCCAAAATATCCCATTTGTG
Protein-coding sequences here:
- the LOC131090982 gene encoding feather beta keratin-like; the protein is MPQGHGTKLSRPSRTSIKASPEPLVLTHFSSSLLLLLLPTAGTLHTTPMACYNRCSPCGPTPLANSCNEPCALQCQDSRVIINPSPVLVTLPGPIMTSFPQNTAVGSTSSAALGTELNAQGQPISGGFGFGLGYGLGGLGCYGRRGYGSIC
- the LOC131088486 gene encoding feather beta keratin-like, which codes for MPQGHGTRLSHPSRTRIKASPEPHSLTHFSSSLLLLLLLTTGTLHTTPMACYNRCSPCGPTPLANSCNEPCALQCQDSRVIINPSPVMVTLPGPIMTSFPQNTAVGSTSSAAVGTELNAQGQPISGGFGFGLGYGLGGLGCYGRRGYGNIC
- the LOC131090939 gene encoding feather beta keratin-like; the protein is MACYNRCSPCGPTPLANSCNEPCALQCQDSRVIINPSPVMVTLPGPIMTSFPQNTAVGSTSSAALGTELNAQGQPISGGFGFGLGYGLGGLGCYGTRGYGSIC